A single genomic interval of Aedes aegypti strain LVP_AGWG chromosome 1, AaegL5.0 Primary Assembly, whole genome shotgun sequence harbors:
- the LOC5574993 gene encoding 60S ribosomal protein L10, which produces MGRRPARCYRYCKNKPYPKSRFCRGVPDPKIRIFDLGRKKAAVEDFPLCVHLVSDEYEQLSSEALEAGRICCNKYLVKFCGKDQFHIRMRLHPFHVIRINKMLSCAGADRLQTGMRGAFGKPQGTVARVNIGQPIMSVRSSDRFKAQVIEALRRAKFKFPGRQKIFVSKKWGFTKYDRDEYLKHQEEGRLVNDGCGVQFKNDHGPLAKWEQHQRNRFGV; this is translated from the exons ATGGGAAGACGTCCCGCAAGATG TTATCGCTACTGTAAGAATAAGCCATACCCGAAGTCGCGGTTCTGCCGTGGTGTCCCAGATCCGAAGATCCGTATCTTCGATCTCGGTCGCAAGAAGGCCGCCGTGGAGGATTTCCCCCTGTGCGTCCACTTGGTGTCGGACGAGTACGAACAGCTGAGCTCGGAAGCCCTGGAAGCCGGACGTATTTGCTGCAACAAGTACCTGGTCAAGTTCTGCGGCAAGGACCAGTTCCACATCCGTATGCGTCTGCATCCCTTCCACGTCATCCGCATCAACAAGATGTTGTCGTGTGCCGGAGCTGATAG ACTCCAAACTGGAATGCGTGGTGCCTTCGGAAAGCCCCAGGGAACCGTTGCCCGCGTCAACATCGGCCAGCCGATCATGTCGGTGCGCTCCAGCGACCGTTTCAAGGCCCAGGTTATCGAGGCTCTGCGTCGTGCCAAGTTCAAGTTCCCCGGTCGCCAGAAG ATCTTCGTCTCGAAGAAGTGGGGCTTCACCAAGTACGACCGCGATGAGTACCTGAAGCACCAGGAGGAAGGCCGTCTGGTTAACGATGGATGCGGTGTCCAGTTCAAGAACGACCACGGCCCGCTCGCCAAGTGGGAACAGCACCAGCGCAACCGTTTCGGCGTGTAA